Proteins encoded together in one Salvelinus fontinalis isolate EN_2023a chromosome 6, ASM2944872v1, whole genome shotgun sequence window:
- the ndufa1 gene encoding NADH dehydrogenase [ubiquinone] 1 alpha subcomplex subunit 1 encodes MWYEILPGLGVMTVCLILPGVFTAQIHKLTNGGKEKRIARVPYQWYLMERDRRVSGVDLYYKSKGLENIH; translated from the exons ATGTGGTATGAAATTCTTCCCGGTCTCGGAGTCATGACTGTTTGTCTCATCCTTCCTGGGGTTTTCACTGCACAGATCCACAAACTCACCAacggggggaag GAAAAGAGAATCGCTCGGGTTCCATATCAGTGGtatctgatggagagagacagacgtgTGTCAGGAGTGGATTTGTATTACAAATCGAAG GGACTTGAGAATATCCACTGA